Below is a window of Vibrio aerogenes DNA.
GAGAGAAAGCGATCTCTTCTGTTTATTGTCGCATCCATTGTGATCTGGTTTCTCTGGTATTCAGAATAAGATTGCGCTGGTTTTCTCTGTCAGAAGAATTGCACCGCTGTCACGGAGCAGATAAAATTGCGCCTTTTGTTATTTCAACCAATTGTTACCCCAACCAACAGGCGCAGTATGAAGTTTCCCGGTCAACGCAAATCCAGGCACTATTTTCCAGTCTCTGAGCGCGATACGCTCATCATGCCAAATACGGCAAATCATACACTCACGCTGAATCATGTGATTGGCATGGCGCAGGTGATTGTTGATATTGAAGCGAAAGTGCCTGATGCACTGATTGAAAAGTATGAGCTGGTGATTGGTCAGTCGCTGGTGATTGATGATGCGAAAGCTGAAGCGTTATATCAGGAGCTGTCAGAGAGCCAGCTGATTACAGATCAGTTTGCCGGTGGAACAATTGGCAACACCTTACATAATTATTCTGTGCTGGCGGATGCGAGATCCACGCTGCTGGGTGTCATGAGTGAGAATATCCGGATTGGCAGCTACGGTTATCAGTATTTATCAAATACATCCAGCAGGGTTGACCTGAATTATCTCCAGGGTGTGGATGGCCCTATCGGGCGGTGCTTTACCCTGATTTCTGAGAATGGTGAAAGAACATTTGCGATTAATGCCGGTAAGATGAACTTTCTGCGCCCGGAAAGTATCCCGCAAGAGATATTCAAGACCGCATCTGCACTGGTATTGAGCTCGTATTTGCTGCGTTGTAAAGCTCATGAGCCGATCTCTGATGCCGCGATGCAGTCCATTGAGTATGCGAAAAAATATCAGGTGCCGATTGTGTTAACGTTGGGCACCAAATATATGATTGAACAAGATGTTGATTTCTGGCAGTCATTTATCAAAAACCATATTACAGTGGTCGCGATGAACGAAGAAGAAGCGCAGGCCCTGACGGGGATTGCTGACCCTTTACTGGCGGCAGATAAGACACTGGACTGGGCTGATATGGTGCTGTGTACCGCCGGGCCTGTGGGTTTGTTTATGGCAGGTTACACGGATGATGCCGCGAAAAGAGAGACCAGACGGCCTCTGTTACCGGGGGCAATTGCTGAATTTAACCAGTATGAATTCAGCCGGCCGATGAGAAAAAGCGACTGTACCCGGCCGGTCAGAGTTTATTCTCATATTTCCCCGTATATGGGCGGACCGGAGAAAATCAAAAATACCAATGGCGCCGGTGATGCAGCGCTTGCTGCGGTTTTGCATGATATGGCTGCAAATGAATTCCATCAGGCGAATGTGCCAAATTCGGTAAAACATGACTACCGTTGCCTGACTTACTCTTCTTTCTCCCAGGTCTGCAAATATGCGAACCGTGTCAGCTATGAAGTGCTGGTGCAGCATTCTCCCCGTTTGTCCAGAGGATTGCCTGAGCGGGAAGATTGCCTGGAAGAGTCATACTGGGAGCGATAACGGTGATGACTGACCGTCATTGCTGAGCACAGGCATGCTGGTATGCGGCATCAATTAAATGCATGTGATGCGGTATCAGGTCGCCATGGTTTGCCCTGTAACCGCCGCCAACGACACAGGCCATCGGAATTTGCAGCCGGTGAGCCCGAGTGATCATCCACCGGTCACGGGTTGCAATGGCGTCCGATGATATATTCAGATGTCCCAGTTCATCGTCTTGATGAATATCTACACCAGCATCGTAAATAATCAGGTCTGGCTGATGATGAGACAGAGCCATGGAGACAACTTCACGGAATGTTGTCAGGAAAATCTCATCTGTGGCAAATTTTTCGAATGGTACGTCATAATCTGATGGTGGTTTGCGGGAAGGGAAGTTTTTCTCGCAGTGGAAAGAGACGGTAATGATATGACGGTTATCCCGGCATAAGCTCGCGGTGCCGTCACCATGGTGAACATCGCTGTCGATAATCATCACTGTATCGATATCGGGATGCTTTAACGATTGATGAGCTGCCAATACCAAATCATTGATTAAACAAAACCCGCTGCCAAAATCATGATGCGCGTGGTGATAGCCGCCGCTGAGATGAATTGCGAGCCCATGCTGTTGAGCCAGCGCTGCGGTCATGACGGTTCCGCCGGCTGAATAACAGGTACGCTCGATCAGCCTCTCACTCCACGGAAAACCAATCCGGCGCATTTTCGCTGCCGGTAACTGTCCGCTGAACAGCGCTGTAATATAATCCGGTGCATGAACCTGAGCAATGATATCTTGTGGTAGTTTTTCTGGTGTCACCCAGATGAATGGTTCTGAGTTGTAACCAGACTGTATCGCCTCATACAACAGCCGGTATTTATTCATCGGATAGCGGTGGCCTTCGGGTAACTCAAGGGCAGAATACACCGGATGATATACCAGGGGAATGACAGCCATTGATTGTCTCGTCTGTTTGTTCTGATGTTGGCTATTAAACGGTTTTTAACCGGAAAATTCAAATCACGGTACGACTGGCTGGCCTATCATTCTTAATGAAACAAAAAGCTTTAAATGAAACAAAGACTTTTGAATCAAAGAAAAACAACACAGGAGAAGATGGCTTGTGGGGAAATTAAGAGTAATTTTGGGCGATCAGCTCAATGAGCAGATTTCCAGCCTGCAGGGAACAGATAAGACGCAGGATGTGATTCTTATGTGTGAAGTTCAGGAAGAAGCGACCTATGTCAGACATCATCAAAAGAAGATCGCTTTTATTTTTTCGGCCATGCGGCATTTTGCCCAATCACTGAAGGCGCAGGGATATGAGGTTTGGTATACCCGGCTGAATGATCCGCAAAACAGCGGCAGTTTTACCGGGGAAGTTGTCCGTTGTTTGCAGCAACATGCGTGCGACGCGGTTATCCTCACTCAGCCGGGTGAATACCGGGTTGCTGAGATGGTTCGCTCCTGGCCTGAACAATTGAATCTGCCGGTTGATGTCCGGGAAGATAACCGGTTCTTATGCCCGGTTGAAGACTTCAGACAGTGGGCAAAAGGTCGTCAGCAGCTGCGGATGGAATATTTCTATCGTGATATGCGACGGCGGTATCGCATCTTACTGGAAGATGATGAGAAGCCTGTGGGCGGGAAATGGAACTATGATACAGAGAACCGAAAGCCAGTGACAACGTCACTTGATATACCGCCTCATTTCAGTTCAGCACCCGATGAGATCACCCGGCAGGTCATTGCGCTGGTCTCGGCCCGGTTTTCTGATCATTTTGGCGACATCGAACCATTTTATTTTGCCGTCACCCGCCAACAGGCGCTGGTGGCTCTGACATCATTTATTGATAACCGGCTGCGTTATTTTGGCGATTATCAGGATGCGATGCTCGAGGGCGAACCCTGGATGTTTCATTCTCATCTGAGTTTTTATCTTAACTGTGGCTTATTGCTGCCGCTGGAATGTGTCAGGGCGGCGGAAGCAGCCTGGCGCGAAGGAAAAGCCCCGTTAAATGCTGTGGAAGGCTTTATTCGTCAGCTGATCGGATGGCGCGAATTTGTCCGGGGAATTTACTGGCTGAATATGCCGGATTATGCATCCCGGAATTATTTTGGCGTCAAGGGGAAGTTACCGGCATTTTACTGGAGCGGTGAGACAGAGATGAACTGTTTACGTCAATGTGTTCTTGAAACCCGGAAACATGCTTATGCGCACCATATTCAGCGTTTGATGGTCCTTGGTAATTTTGCGCTATTGACCGGGGTGAATCCTGATGCGTTGAATCAGTGGTTTTTAAGTGTCTATGCAGATGCGTATGAGTGGGTCGAGTTACCTAATGTGACCGGCATGGTTTTATTTGCCGATGGCGGCTACCTTGCCAGCAAACCTTATGCAGCCGGAGGAAGCTATATTCATAAAATGTCGGACTATTGTCGAAAGTGCCGCTATAAAGTCACTCAAAAAAATGGCGCTGATGCCTGTCCCTTTAATTATCTTTACTGGGATTTTCTGATCCGGAACCGGGAAAAACTGTCGTTGAATCCGCGTGTTGCAATGATGTATAAAACTTATGACCGGATGAATGAGGAAAAACACCGGGCAATCAGGCAGGACAGTCAAACATTTCTTACGCAGCTTTCAGAAGAAGAGCCGCAGTGAATCAGCGGGAGAAAAAATGACCTGCACCGAAAAGGCAGTGGAAAAAAGTGCAGGCCGGATTGAGAGACAATCAAAAATTTACAGGAATATGAACAGAAATCATTAAACCAGTTCTGCCAGCATCTCTTCTGAGTAATCGTTTAAAGGTGCGGCAGAACGAACTTTGCTGACGTAGTCCGGGTTCGCAATCAGCGGACGGCCGATAGCCAACAGGTCAAATTTGTTTTCCTGAATCGCCTGCGTGCCGGTTTCAGCAGAGTAGCTGCCGACACCAATCAGCGTCTTCGAATAATTTTCGCGCAGATATTGTGAAGTTGTGGCGCCGCCCAGCACCTCAAATGTCATACTGTCATCGAAAATGCCGGCATGCAGATAAGCCAGATTTCGCTTTTCCAAAGCCGGTAGCAGAAAGTCGAATACTGCACGGTCGCGCGCATCTGGCTGGACGCCGAAATAAGCGCCCGGAGACAAACGCAGTCCTGTCCGGTCGGCGCCGATACGTTGAATCACTTCATCAACGACTTCCAGTGCAAAGCGGGACATATTTTCAGGGCTGCTTCCATATTGATCGTTCCGGTGGTTGGTATCGAAATGAAGGAACTGGTCAATCAGGTAACCGTTCGCACCGTGAATTTCCACGCCGTCAAACCCGGCTTCAATGGCATTTTCAGCTGCTTGCCCAAAATCCGCCACCAGTTGGTTGATGTCTTCGGGGGTGACTGATTTAGGGACTGTGTAAACAAGCTCTCGCATCCGTGGGACCGAACCTTCTGCAGCTACGGCGGAAGGAGCCAGTGCGTCGCCGCCGTGGAAATGAGGATGCGCCACCCGCCCGGTGTGCCAAAGCTGGAGGAAAATTTTACCGTCATTCGCATGAACGGCATCGGTGACTTTTTTCCATCCGGCAATTTGTGCCGCAGTGAAAATACCCGGCGTGTTCGGATAACCCTGTCCATCCGGCCGGATAATGGTTGCTTCGGAAATGATCAGCCCGGTTTCTGCCCGGCGGGCATAGTAGGCCGCCATAGCGTCTGTGGGAACCAGATCATCACTGGCCATACAGCGTGTCAGTGGCGCCATAATAATCCGGTTTTTGAGCGTCAGTGTGTCATTGAGTGGATAAGGCTGGAATAAAACATCTGTCATGATCCGGTTTCCTTTTCTGAGAGTGATCATCGTTGGTTTGTCTATCCTAATCTATTCTTGAATGATCATTCAATATATTTTTGAATGAATGTTCAAGAATGTTTGTCTGATGGCGCAGGAAACAGTAAAGTAGCGGTGATAAAGAAGAGAGGAAGAATCATGCGTGTGGCTGAGTTTGATCGCGAAAAAGTGCTTTGTGCAGCGATGAATGCTTTTGTTGATAAGGGTTATAATAAAACCAGTATGCAGGATCTGAAGCAGGCAACCGGGCTGCATCCGGGATCTATCTACTGTGCGTTCGGGAATAAACGGGGACTGTTGCTGGCAGCACTGGAACATTACGCTCAGGAATCAAGACAAAAATTTGAAAATTGCTTTGATGCTCAGCCAACTATCAGAGAAGGCTTCAGATGTTATTTTGAGTTGCTTTTGTTGTCGTGTGAGCATCAGTCAGATTGTTTGATGCAAAAAGCACTCAGTGACATGCACCGGCAGGATAATGAAATGGAAAGCCACATTTGTCAGTTATTGTCAGACTGGCAGGCACTGATCACGGAAAAAATCATTTCCGGGCAGCAATGCGGGGAAATTTCTTCAGATCAAACAGCAAAGATGCTTAGTCAATATCTGGTGATGAGTATTTTCGGTTTGAGAAGTTACTCGCACCTGTCTTCCGAGCCGGATGTTTTGCGTGGATTAGTTGATCGCGTGCTTTCTGTGCTGGAGTAAACACGTTGTTTGCCTGATGATGCAGCGATCAGGCAAGTTTTCGTGAAAGCCTACCGTGAAAAACAAGGCAGATTCGAAGAAAAATCATAGGCAAAGGGCTGGCAAATGATCTCTTTGATATGTTTGTCCCCTTCATCGACATAATTGAAGCCAACAATATATTGGCCGTCAGTACAGTCAGCAAACTCACCTTTATTCAGTGGCGTTCTTGTCCGGTGATTAATATTGGCATCGATCAGTTCAAATTTAATCAGTTTTTTAAATACAAATGATTTTCTTAATTCACGGCATTTAAATTGTTCAATGCTGCGTTGATTATTCTCTGTTCCTTTTCGATCGTCCGCAACATAATACAAAGAGGTGACGATATAACCATTTGGGCAGGTGTAATCATTACTTTTATGTCCCTGCATCGTTTTTTGCGCTTCTTTGCTGAAAGCCCCTTTTACAAAGGCATGGGTATCGACGCTGACTTCTTCCACGCTCAGATCTTTGCCGCCGAGTCTCATACCGTCAAAGGGGGCATCATAGCTATACCAGGCTGTTTTTCCGTTACCGATATAACGATGGTTCGCTGCATAAATATTTGCACTGAAGAACGAGCAGATAAAAAAAAGAGCCACACCTTTTCTCATCATATATTTCCATGTCTGTATTCATTTCCTGAAATATAAAAGTAGGATATGAATTGAAAAAATAAAAGCGCCTGCGTTTTCTATATACTGAAACCATCTGAAAACCACATCTTCAGGTGGCCTGGGTCTGTCTTTGTGGCAAAGTCTTTACTTCAAAGCCTCGATGATGTGAATAAATTTACGCAGTATTGGCTTGACGCTAAACTGTGGGTTATATACTGATGCTCACTATGTTGTAAATAAGTGGTGTAAATAAGGAGTTTTTTCATGAAATGTATACTGATGGCGGTCACTCTGGCATTTGTTCTCAGCGGATGTTCCGGCACATGGGAAGGTGTAAAAAGTGATTCGTCTGATATCTGGAATAAGACCAAAGAAGTTACCAGTGATGCTGTGCAGGGAACGAAGGAAGCGATTCATGAAGCGACGGAGTAACGGGATTGCTATCTGATTGTGGTTTTGCGAACAACAGCTGTGGTGGTAATAAATGACGGATATAAAACCAGATTATTTTGTTCATGATGATTTGTATAAACAGGCCAGAGAAGCCGGATGGGAAGGATGGGGCGGTCATCAAAGGATGGCGAATGCAGCATTGGTGGATCGTTTTTTCGGTTTATCCGGTATTCCGCAACAAGGGAAGCTGCTTGAACTGGGATGTGGTGAAGGACATCATTGCCGGTTGTTTGCACAGCATGGTTATGAAGTGTCCGGGGTTGATATTTCACCGACGGCGATTGCATGGGCGAATGAAAAAGCGGCAGAGACGGGATGTCACGGGCAATTTCTGGTGGCTGATTTAACTAACCCATGTTTAAAACTGCCGGAAAGATACAACATCGTTATTGACGGGAATTGTCTGCATTGCATCATCGGTGCCGACCGTGCAGTCTTTTTAATGCAAGTGTTTCATGCACTGGAAACCCGCGGCATCTTTTTTGTCAGCAGTCTGTGTTCAAAAGATAACAACAACTATCAAACAGACCGGGATGGCTTGCCGTACCGGCATGTTGCCTCGGCTGAAAACCTGCAGGCCGAGTTAAAGCAAGCGGGATTCAGGGTAATAAAAACCAGGCTTTATGAGCGTGAAAAATTCAACCATATCACGGTCCATGCCGTCAAACCGGGTTAAACACTTTTCAGGTGTCGTGTTCGGTTTTCGACAACCCGGCTTTCAGCGTCTCAGTTTTCAACAAATCAGTTTTCAACAACGCAGTTCTTCTCTCAACAGCTTAGCTCTTCTCTCAACAACTTTCTTCTGCCCGGACTTTGACCGGAAAGAATACCGAGCAAGCCCATGCGGTCAGGGGAATGGTCAAAACAATCCCGATACTGCCGGCCAGTGCATGGACAACGGCCATGGTGACTAATGGTGTATTGAGAAACTGAATCACCGGCATGTCAAATCCCCATACCATCATCATTGTGGTCAGTGAACTTCCGGCAATCGCGAGAATCAGCGTATTGGTCATCGTGCCCATGATGTCGCGTCCGATATTCATACTGGCTTTGCGCAGTTGTGCCGGCGTCAGATTTGGATCGGCCTGACTCAGTTCGTGGTAAGAAGAGGAGATCGAGATCGCGACATCCATCACGGCTCCCAGTGCCGAAATCATAATGGCTGTAAACATTAACCAGCGGATCTGAATCGGGTGAGCTGTGGTGAGATAAACTATGTCTTCACCTTTATCGAGATAAATACCGGACAGATGTGCCATCTCGCCGAAAACCTGAGAAAATGCACCGGCGGCAATCACGCCGAGCAGGGTGCCAATCATGGCACAAACGCTTTTATGGTTATAGCCGCAGACAAGAATATAATTAACGACAATTTTGATACCCATCAGGATAATGGTCAGCAACATGGGGTTCCATCCGGCGAAAATCGCCGGGATCAAAACCCCAACAACCAGTGCCGCGGTGAAGTAGAGAGAAATGACAGAATTGAGTCCTTCTTTTTTACCAAAACTCAGCAGCAATAACAGAAAGACGGCCAGCATGGTGTAAATGGCCGGAGAGCGTTTATGGTTAAATGCCCAATAATAAGATTGCCCGTTTTTCTTTACCCGGACCATCATAATAAAGTGATCGCCTTCCTGAACGTAGACATTGTGCTGTCGGCTGAGCGGGTTCGAAATACGGACTTCTTTGCCTTTTTCTGCGCCTTCCAGTATTTCTGCCAAAAAGATTTGCCGGCCCGTCATCATTGAAGGGACATGTGGATCGGGAGCGACTTCCTGAGATTCCATCCGGGTGACTTTGGCTTCGACGAAATGCTGGATTAAAGGCGACTTTGGCCGGGCGCTTTCGCTCAGGCCGGGGGAAAAACAGAAAATTGCGGTGGAAATCAGTGCAATCATCATCGGAAAACTGTATTTCTTTATCATAACGGCTGCTTCAAATATGTAGAATTTATCCACTGGGGTTGATCGCGTCATCTGGCGATAAAAAATAAACCACGGCACATCACCAGGATGTGCCGTGCAAGATTATTGTTATACCAATCTGTAAAATAAACTGATCATCTGGATGTGTCTGGTGGAGCAAACACACAAGGGCATGGATGCCCTTGTTGAAGCGCCCATGGAGGGCTTGAGCGGTTTGCGGAACCCGATATATCCAGATCAGAAAATGACTTAGAATGGTATTATTCCGGTCAGGGATGAAAAAGCCAGCAGGGCTTGATTATCCGAAAAATCTTCATGATCCGAAAAATCTTAATTACCTGAAAAACCTTAATCATTCGGGTTCGTGTTACAGGCTTCTGCTGTGCCCGTGCCGGATGACACGTAATCTGCATTCGCAAAGTAACTCTCCGTATTATCAGGATTCAGTGACACCGCAATGCCTGGGTATTTCGCGTTATCCCAGTCAATCTGAACACAGACTTGTTTATTTTGCAGTTTTTCCCACAGTGCCTGCCCGGCGCCGCCATCGGTGCGGGCTGCTTCAATCGCCGCATCCTGAACAAAGGACCAGTTCATATTGTCATCAAAACTATCGACATTGATTCCCTTATTCGTTTGCACATAGTCAGTCAGCATGTCACGTATCGCATAGACGGCATCATTCGTGGATTCATAATACACATCATCACTGGTGGCCCAGCCGTAAGTTTGCAGCTGTGTACCAAAGCGATAATTGTTGACTGCCACTTTGTAAGTTGCAGTTTCATCGAATGCTTTACCGGCAATTTCAGAAATCTGAATGCGGGAGCCCGGATTAGTCACGGTGTAAGACCCATCGCTGTTCTTGGTCTGGCTGTAAGCATCTCCGGTTAAATCGACCGTATACTGAATGGTGCCGTCGAACTGATCATAGTTATAAGATTTCGCACCTTTGCGGAAAGAAACGGTGAGATCACCCTCGGTATATGGGTTAAAGTAGCTGTATGACCATTCCATGAATTTTTTCAGGTTTGCACCTGTCATATTGATGCCCATCAGCGTGTTGTCGTATTTATACAGCTCAGATGATTTAGCTTTGGTATACGTTTCACCGTTGATCAGGTTGCTGTGGTCAGAGAACAGAGATGCAGCGGATACATCAGCCCCGGTTTTATCAAGCTGAACCTGATTAATGAAATCCATCAGTGGTGTGTCATGAACCTTTGCATAATGAATGGTCGAGTAGAGACGACCCGCATCTGAGTCATATGTCTCGCCGGTTGCTTCGTCTTCATGACCTGTCGCAGATGGCGTGAAGTTGCCGGTGACTGTCCCCAGTTCTGCACTGGCGTCTGCCAGCGATTGTTGATGTACCCAGCTGTACTCATCAGATAAAGCTTGCTGATCCGCAACAGATTCATGGTCAGACTCTGAATAGGTATGCAGGTTCGCCAGGGTTGTGTCGACCATTTCCCATTGGCCACTGCTGTTTTTTTGCAACTGAATTGTCGCGGTTGCCAGCGCCCAGCCCCATTTGCCTGGTTCAATGATTTTTACATGGGTTGACCGGGCTGTTTCATCGTAAGTGCCTGAGACTGACTTATCTTCAGTGCCATGATCACTACCGCTGGTGGCAATATCTTCCCCGCTGTAGCTGCTGTTATAAGCATCCTTTTGTATTTCTTCGATGTACTCAGCATGTTCGTGTCCGGCAAAGATGACATCAAACTTATCGGCCAGTGCCGAAGCAATCGGATAGACCCCGGTTCCATAATCATTCCGGCCTAAATGGAATGCCCCGATCACCACATCCGGGCTGTAATTTGCGATGGCGTCGTCGACTGCTGCCGTGACGGATGCCAGTTCATCTTCAAAAGACAGTTCTGCGAAATGCTCAGGTGCAGAGGCTTCCCAGTTCGGCACGTAGGATGGTGTGACAGCAACAACAGCAACCGTGACACCTTTGATATTAAAGATCTGATAAGGCTTGAGATAATTAATATCCGTGTTTTCCCATTTGATATTACTGGAAATGACTGCGCCGCCGAAGTTCTCCAGATTACGGTCAACAAATGAGCGATCAAAGTTAAATTCGTGGTTACCCGGAACCCAGACGTTAAAATCAAGTGAGTTGAGTGCGCTGACCATCGGGTGAGTTGGCAGGTCGTTGAATAACGAAGCCGAGTTGCCCTGCACGGTATCACCGATATCAATCAAAAGCGCATCAGCATCATTGGCCCGGACCTGATTGACGATCGTCCCAATCCGGGTTAAGCCTGCGTCTGCATCATCAGAGAGCAGCGCATAATCATAGCCAAACAGCCGACCGTGTAAATCAGACGTTGCCCCAATGGTCAGGGTCACCGAATTATCGGTTGTTGCCGTGCCGATGTGAACCACATCTGCCGTATTTGTGAGTGTTCTTCCGCTTGTTACACTGGATGTGTAAAGACTATCTGAGACGTTATTACCTGATGAGTCATCATCACATCCTGCCAGTGCTGCAATCATTGCCAGTGCCAAAACACTTCTTTTGTGAATTATCATTTTTGTCATCCATTTGATAAAAAGCTAATTATTTTTATAAACAATCTTTCCCATGAAAAGGGTATGGTCATTATGGTGACAAAATTTGAAGCAGTGATTACATAAATGAGAACGTTAAATGTATATTTTTATTAGTAATGGACGGTTTTATAACCATTTTTTTATATCCCCTGCAAGCTGAGGTCGTTTGGGTATATAATCGGTTGTTCAGGGAATATAAAAAGAAGAGGATATTTTTTTGCATTATCGTGAAGCCTGCCTGAATGACCTGCCAGTATTACTCGCTTTGGAACAATATATTATTGAGACCGAACGTCCGCTTGACCCTT
It encodes the following:
- a CDS encoding cryptochrome/photolyase family protein, with product MGKLRVILGDQLNEQISSLQGTDKTQDVILMCEVQEEATYVRHHQKKIAFIFSAMRHFAQSLKAQGYEVWYTRLNDPQNSGSFTGEVVRCLQQHACDAVILTQPGEYRVAEMVRSWPEQLNLPVDVREDNRFLCPVEDFRQWAKGRQQLRMEYFYRDMRRRYRILLEDDEKPVGGKWNYDTENRKPVTTSLDIPPHFSSAPDEITRQVIALVSARFSDHFGDIEPFYFAVTRQQALVALTSFIDNRLRYFGDYQDAMLEGEPWMFHSHLSFYLNCGLLLPLECVRAAEAAWREGKAPLNAVEGFIRQLIGWREFVRGIYWLNMPDYASRNYFGVKGKLPAFYWSGETEMNCLRQCVLETRKHAYAHHIQRLMVLGNFALLTGVNPDALNQWFLSVYADAYEWVELPNVTGMVLFADGGYLASKPYAAGGSYIHKMSDYCRKCRYKVTQKNGADACPFNYLYWDFLIRNREKLSLNPRVAMMYKTYDRMNEEKHRAIRQDSQTFLTQLSEEEPQ
- a CDS encoding TetR/AcrR family transcriptional regulator, with the translated sequence MRVAEFDREKVLCAAMNAFVDKGYNKTSMQDLKQATGLHPGSIYCAFGNKRGLLLAALEHYAQESRQKFENCFDAQPTIREGFRCYFELLLLSCEHQSDCLMQKALSDMHRQDNEMESHICQLLSDWQALITEKIISGQQCGEISSDQTAKMLSQYLVMSIFGLRSYSHLSSEPDVLRGLVDRVLSVLE
- a CDS encoding alkene reductase, which codes for MTDVLFQPYPLNDTLTLKNRIIMAPLTRCMASDDLVPTDAMAAYYARRAETGLIISEATIIRPDGQGYPNTPGIFTAAQIAGWKKVTDAVHANDGKIFLQLWHTGRVAHPHFHGGDALAPSAVAAEGSVPRMRELVYTVPKSVTPEDINQLVADFGQAAENAIEAGFDGVEIHGANGYLIDQFLHFDTNHRNDQYGSSPENMSRFALEVVDEVIQRIGADRTGLRLSPGAYFGVQPDARDRAVFDFLLPALEKRNLAYLHAGIFDDSMTFEVLGGATTSQYLRENYSKTLIGVGSYSAETGTQAIQENKFDLLAIGRPLIANPDYVSKVRSAAPLNDYSEEMLAELV
- a CDS encoding histone deacetylase family protein — encoded protein: MAVIPLVYHPVYSALELPEGHRYPMNKYRLLYEAIQSGYNSEPFIWVTPEKLPQDIIAQVHAPDYITALFSGQLPAAKMRRIGFPWSERLIERTCYSAGGTVMTAALAQQHGLAIHLSGGYHHAHHDFGSGFCLINDLVLAAHQSLKHPDIDTVMIIDSDVHHGDGTASLCRDNRHIITVSFHCEKNFPSRKPPSDYDVPFEKFATDEIFLTTFREVVSMALSHHQPDLIIYDAGVDIHQDDELGHLNISSDAIATRDRWMITRAHRLQIPMACVVGGGYRANHGDLIPHHMHLIDAAYQHACAQQ
- a CDS encoding bifunctional metallophosphatase/5'-nucleotidase, yielding MIIHKRSVLALAMIAALAGCDDDSSGNNVSDSLYTSSVTSGRTLTNTADVVHIGTATTDNSVTLTIGATSDLHGRLFGYDYALLSDDADAGLTRIGTIVNQVRANDADALLIDIGDTVQGNSASLFNDLPTHPMVSALNSLDFNVWVPGNHEFNFDRSFVDRNLENFGGAVISSNIKWENTDINYLKPYQIFNIKGVTVAVVAVTPSYVPNWEASAPEHFAELSFEDELASVTAAVDDAIANYSPDVVIGAFHLGRNDYGTGVYPIASALADKFDVIFAGHEHAEYIEEIQKDAYNSSYSGEDIATSGSDHGTEDKSVSGTYDETARSTHVKIIEPGKWGWALATATIQLQKNSSGQWEMVDTTLANLHTYSESDHESVADQQALSDEYSWVHQQSLADASAELGTVTGNFTPSATGHEDEATGETYDSDAGRLYSTIHYAKVHDTPLMDFINQVQLDKTGADVSAASLFSDHSNLINGETYTKAKSSELYKYDNTLMGINMTGANLKKFMEWSYSYFNPYTEGDLTVSFRKGAKSYNYDQFDGTIQYTVDLTGDAYSQTKNSDGSYTVTNPGSRIQISEIAGKAFDETATYKVAVNNYRFGTQLQTYGWATSDDVYYESTNDAVYAIRDMLTDYVQTNKGINVDSFDDNMNWSFVQDAAIEAARTDGGAGQALWEKLQNKQVCVQIDWDNAKYPGIAVSLNPDNTESYFANADYVSSGTGTAEACNTNPND
- a CDS encoding YibE/F family protein; translated protein: MIKKYSFPMMIALISTAIFCFSPGLSESARPKSPLIQHFVEAKVTRMESQEVAPDPHVPSMMTGRQIFLAEILEGAEKGKEVRISNPLSRQHNVYVQEGDHFIMMVRVKKNGQSYYWAFNHKRSPAIYTMLAVFLLLLLSFGKKEGLNSVISLYFTAALVVGVLIPAIFAGWNPMLLTIILMGIKIVVNYILVCGYNHKSVCAMIGTLLGVIAAGAFSQVFGEMAHLSGIYLDKGEDIVYLTTAHPIQIRWLMFTAIMISALGAVMDVAISISSSYHELSQADPNLTPAQLRKASMNIGRDIMGTMTNTLILAIAGSSLTTMMMVWGFDMPVIQFLNTPLVTMAVVHALAGSIGIVLTIPLTAWACSVFFPVKVRAEESC
- a CDS encoding class I SAM-dependent methyltransferase — encoded protein: MTDIKPDYFVHDDLYKQAREAGWEGWGGHQRMANAALVDRFFGLSGIPQQGKLLELGCGEGHHCRLFAQHGYEVSGVDISPTAIAWANEKAAETGCHGQFLVADLTNPCLKLPERYNIVIDGNCLHCIIGADRAVFLMQVFHALETRGIFFVSSLCSKDNNNYQTDRDGLPYRHVASAENLQAELKQAGFRVIKTRLYEREKFNHITVHAVKPG
- a CDS encoding entericidin EcnAB, with the translated sequence MKCILMAVTLAFVLSGCSGTWEGVKSDSSDIWNKTKEVTSDAVQGTKEAIHEATE
- a CDS encoding inosine/guanosine kinase; protein product: MKFPGQRKSRHYFPVSERDTLIMPNTANHTLTLNHVIGMAQVIVDIEAKVPDALIEKYELVIGQSLVIDDAKAEALYQELSESQLITDQFAGGTIGNTLHNYSVLADARSTLLGVMSENIRIGSYGYQYLSNTSSRVDLNYLQGVDGPIGRCFTLISENGERTFAINAGKMNFLRPESIPQEIFKTASALVLSSYLLRCKAHEPISDAAMQSIEYAKKYQVPIVLTLGTKYMIEQDVDFWQSFIKNHITVVAMNEEEAQALTGIADPLLAADKTLDWADMVLCTAGPVGLFMAGYTDDAAKRETRRPLLPGAIAEFNQYEFSRPMRKSDCTRPVRVYSHISPYMGGPEKIKNTNGAGDAALAAVLHDMAANEFHQANVPNSVKHDYRCLTYSSFSQVCKYANRVSYEVLVQHSPRLSRGLPEREDCLEESYWER